In Setaria viridis chromosome 5, Setaria_viridis_v4.0, whole genome shotgun sequence, the genomic stretch aagggcacgattaagaacataattttttaggactgacatgaacctctcgaaaggccacatattgtgtagGTATACAGGTTCGaaaataccaatctcttttactagatGAActaggaggtgcgtcataatattgaagaaggatggtggaaataccaactcaaaactgacaagacattgcaccacatcgttctgtagctttgctagcttggatggatcgattgctttctgtgaaatcgcattgacaaacgcgcatagctttacaagCGGCAATCGGACATTCTTTGGTAGAACACTCctcagtgcaactggaagcaactgggtcatcaacatgtggcagtcatggaccttgagatttgtgaacttcttttctttcatatttattattccctttatattcgaggagtacccagatgggaccttcatactattcaagcattcaaacatgctatccttctcttccttgctgagaatGTAACTGGCaagacgtaagtagtgctgtccgttatctctcttttctggatgtaggtcatctcgttaccccatggctttcaggtcctgtcgtacttccaatgtatcttttaaggtcccataaacacccataaagcctagcacgttcacgcaaagatttttcgtcaggtgcatcacgtctattgtgttgcggacctctagggtttcccaataaggtagctcctaaaatattgacttcttcttccacatgggtgcatgtccgttatcgtcgttcaggacaggttggctaccaataccctttccaaagactacatttatcatctcaaagacacacTATCCATTacagtgtgcaggttttttacgatcgtttggcgcccctttgaaatgcatccttctctttctttactggtggtgagcagggagaaatcaacgatgacacatatagacgaccttcttacagtgcttcaaaaaCATGCTGTCtatgtcgtctaaacagtgagtgcaggcccgatatcccttgtttgtctgtcccgaaaggttacgcAGTGTAGGACAATCATTGAAGATCTCTTGTTTACtcacaacaatgctcgtagattaaagatctcttctttatcctcatcccacatatgtacaccttcttccttctagagctataaaagttcatcaaccaacggtcttaggtacacatcaatgtcgttgctggGTAATTttaggccttggataagcgctgtcaacataatgaacttccacttcatgcacagccaaggaggaaggttgaacatacataggatcacaggccaagtactatggccactactcaactcaccaaatggattgaatctatcagtacttaaaccaaaccttatgttccttgcattaCTTTCAAattccgggaatgctctatcaattgatctccactggaccccatctgcggggtgtctcagcatctcatcttccttacgttcttctttgtgccatcgcatcaacttagcatttgccttgttcctgaacaagcgcttcaagcgtggtattatagggaaataccacatcaccttcgcgacaactctcttcttgggaggctgcccctcgacatcatcAGGAttatctcacctgatcttataccgcagtgcTTCGCACACGtgacaagcatccattttctcatAATCAgcaccatgatagaggatacagtcattagggtatgcgtgtatcttctgaacctccaattccaaagggcaaataatctgtttagcttcatatgttgtggacgacaattcattattctcgagaagaatcttcttgacaattttcaacatcccTTGAAAtgtcttatcggacacaccatttttagccttccattgcacaaattctagtgtggtacccagtttttttaTGACCCTGCTGGCAATtttggtacaataatttttggtgatcatctatcatacgCTGCAACTTTACTGCCTCCTTCTTAGTTTCGTAATCTCTAtatgcatctcgtagcacctgaccaaggtcatcattAGGGCCATCTTTTgtaaactcatcttcatcagcctcacccattgtagtatctgcaaaagtttGACCCGcagcccagtccggaatgttgtcatcatcctcctcctctttgccgtcttccattacaacccctctttcgtcgtgcttggtccaaaccaaataattaggcatgaaactgtatctaaacaagtagttgtgaatagtcccccaggaatcctttgaatagtccttgttactgcattggaagcatggacaacatacgaacccgttttctggcttgttcgctttggccacttcaagaaaataatgcacgccatcaataaacaccttgctccgtctgtccGCATTATagatccattgccggtccatctgcatcgtattacgtatgaaaatggattacattTAAAAATGGAttatgcatgaaaatggattacaaatttttttcctttttttatatgCTTCACAacttatctacatgctattcacgattgaaagcatgtcaaaccttatagtgcaaataatgttgaaagtttagatacagatagaaatacacatatttaaattttagatccaaataacatgatacactacaacaagccatccattgagtattatcaaggaggactttaagcatccatgggcggtgaagacgaaggttccgctaacccagcctcatcctgtggtttatttgtgcctcctacaatggtagtactaagtggatgtGAAACACCTGAGActgacggtggagcataacgaccaccaaaaagagATTCCTGACCCACTGCAACAGCATTTTTATGACATCTTTACAAaaaatgaagcattgctttcttccacgtgctcattttcttcggcttatcatgagggccaactatagttttccccttgccatgagaggaacgacgatcgcccccaccatcgccattaCCTCCaatagcagaagccatctctatgtataaaaattcataccttagcactgcagaacttgttgaacttgaagaccgtgatcatctcagTGAGCATGTTCTCCACTGAGCGGCACCATACTTCGCAATGGAAGAGCTTCGATTCTACAAGAAAGGGGATACGGTTTTCCATGATGTCCTGTGCCGCTCTTACTCGTAGAAttggagctcctccttgacgtccgttgctgctcggcggagaacatgcttactgagatgaacacggtatgtaggttcaacaagtatggatttgaaaaactatattaaatttgacaagataaaccgtctagataaggtagcatcattcttaaaccgctgcaaggatacatactatatatgacacatgtgacatactaattttgtcctcataattaatattgatatcctctcaattctacctcacatttacactccaatctccctcacattctagcaaataaactatccatctccattctacacatcaagttgttttaactaatatgaatcgtatataacaagcaaactatccatcacattctagctcaaaaacatgtataaatacaaatcctcttcattgtctctctttctaacaaacaaacttatttttctccctctctaaagcataaatcaaagcataataagaggatgaagtagctaaccttcacaacacattagatgagtgaaattcccacggaaattagggaaaaaaatttgggcacaactcccttgctttggcgccaccggagagtaggtgaagctctctgtctttgtggagtggactaGCTCGGCCTGGAGGAGgtagaaaggcctctgtcttggaaTTTAATGGGGGATgtgtttttatcccggttaaaaactccaaccgggacaaaaagggccacccttttatcccggttggaggctccaactgggataaaaggggcacACCACCGATGCCTGGACTCTAgtcattacaaccgggactaaaagtgggcttttagttctggttgcaattaccaactgggagtaaagctCTGCTCCATTCCAGCCTATCGTggcgcgcccccttttatcccgagcTAACTTTaaattgggataaaagggggcgcatggaaagtcagttctctactagtgctccTAAAATGTAAGACACGACCAAAGCTAGCAAAGCTAATGACCCATCTAATGGTGGCGGAGGGCCAAGCTAACGACTAACGAGCAAAGCACAAAAATTGGTATTTTCAGTTCTTACTACTACTTGAAATGTTTTTTCTACGTGAACCCATGCTATGCTGTCTAAGTGCCACTTTAGCATAGCTCATCAATCGGCTTTTGATAATCCGTGCCAACCGTGCAAACTAAAATAGCTTTCTGCCGTCAAGCCGGGAAGAAGCAGTTGGGCTTGCACTGCGGAGGAGAAGCAAAAAAATGTGGGCTTCTCCCAGCTCATGTGTCAAAAATTCAATAATAAGATTGCTTCATGGGCTGTGGGCTGTGAAGGGTCTGTGTACAAGGGTCTGTGTACTAGTCGTGGAGCATaaaaggaatttttttatttttatatattttttttaattttgcagaaatatatggTTGGATGAAAAAATTACAAAACTAGACTATtgtcgccggcccagccggcgacaaGGGGTACACCCCTCCCCACCATATTTTTAataaatcataactaattcatatcaactcggatggagataaactttatatgaaacttgtagatctcgatgATATCTagaactttgtagttaaaacttttttcatttaatgtcatattggtgctcaaataatcgacacatgTTTCatatctaaaattcaatttttagatctgaaattgggcagcacactttcaaaaaatgataactaattcatatgagctCAGATAAAAATAaggtttatataaaaattgtagctctcaacgagatttacaactttgcaATTCAAAATGTTTTCATTTGGAGCCATTTAGTTGCTGAAATAATTgatacaagtttcagatctaaaaattgaattgaatttttagatctgaaacttgtgtcgattatttgagaaCCAATATGACATTAAATGGaaaaagttttaactacaaagttgtagatctcgtcgagatctacaatataaagtttatctccatccaagttaATATGAATTAGTCATGATTTTTTTGAAGGTATGGTAAGCCCTTCCGTCAGTCCAACCGACCTTACCAccggctgggccggcgacaATAACCtagttttttaatttttttgtttgactatatatttctgcaaaatgctaaaataaaaaataaaaaaataaaaaaagttcgcATAAAAGAAACAAGCAAGGAGCACCATGGGGCATCGATCAAAATATTCAGAACCGGTGTTCAGGCTTCCCCTTCCTCTAGCTGTTTTTTATCTTCTTCTACTACTTCTATGTTGTTCCTCTCCTAGGTCTCCATTGATGTATCTCTATTCTCTTATCCGATCCCTCCGATTTGCTACCTACCATGAACTCTAGTTCTCACAATCCTATATTATCAGTGCTTGCAAGAGAAGTGGCGTGATCTGTTCCTAACATCATCCTCTTCTCCTAGGGTAATTTACAACTACCCCTCCGTGGTAGAGTGGGGCGCTGGGGATGCAGCCTCATGGGCGCAGCTGAGGTGGTGGCAGCGGACGAGCATGGGTGGATCCTGCAGCAGTGTCGGCGGACCCGAGGGTGGGCGAGTGagcgtggagtggagtggagccGGCAGCGGGTGGAGGAAGGTGGGCAGGTGCGCGTGAGCCAGAGCCGACGGCAGTGGGCAGCGCGGGCGGAGGGAGGTGTCGTGGTGATGTAtaggaaagagagagaggcgGAGGGAGTTAGCCTGCTCGCTTTTGATTTTgcggcagctgcagctgctactGCACAGTTCAGCCGTTCGGCTGCAGGGTCacacagctgcagctgcagcccaGTCGATAGGCTGCGAACTCAGCAAGCATCCATGAAATTATCTCTTTGGTTCCTATCAAGTTTTCCTATTCGACCATCTGCTATAGTTTTATATCAGTTGTTGACTGGTTGCACTTTgttggctgcagctgcagctgctgaacAGCCtgaaaaacaagaagaaagaaaaaggaagggtaaggtaagagaaaaaagaagaaaaataattggaagaaaaagagaaatgaaATTGGAAGAAAGGGAAATAATATAAGGGTATTGTGGTCATTTCACATCTTCTATCTATTTAAAACACCAAGTGAAGCCATTCtaccaaacattttttttaacaacaCAAATCAGAGCCCAAAAAGCTTCTCTTTGGCAGGAGCTTTGCCAAACAGATCTGAAAATGACCTACTATTCAAATCAAAAAAGAAGTCGAGCAATAGCTGGGTTTGTAAAACCATACTTCCCACCCACCAACCGAGCAAGTTAAGCCGTCAGTTAAAATCGGGCCAAAGCGAAGctattatactccctccatttcaaattgtagattatttttgCTTTTCTACATATAtgatttttactatgcatctagactatatatctaggtgcgTAGTAAAAATCATGTacatagaaaaaaattaaaataacctacaatttagaatggaagAAGTACATGAGAATACGATATCATCTGGCGTGGCTGCACGTGACCCATGTCCTTCTATTGTCTATCAAAGCTGGTTTAAAATCACACCAGCGCATGCTTTAGATTATCGTTATATCAAAGCTGGTTTAAAATCACACCAGCGCATGCTTTAGATCATCATAACAATATTTAGGCGCAGCAAAGCATCTGTGTCGTCGACATTTACAAGACAACATATTTTGTAGAGGTAATTTCAGAGCTTGTGGAAATATGGGAGAAGGTAAAATGCAATAACCAAAAGGGGATAATCAAAACCTACACTAGTTCATAGAATGTTTTGGAACTTTGCCACATATATTACCTTATAGCCGTGCTCCTCGCAACCACAACGTATATAaaggaaataataaataataagaaaaaaatcTTAGTGCAAGTCTAATGCGCAACAATTAGTTACTAAGGGAAAAAAGATATTTACTTGAGCGATATATGGCAAATTGGTAAAAAGAAATGGTCCATTTCAATTTATTCAGAGACTCGATACTTATACAACGTTTTTTCAGAGTTCCAAGGCCTCAGTCCCCGTCCataatgcattgcattgcataaAACATGACAAGATTTTACATGACACTGAAACTACTGGAGCCAAATTTGAGTCACAGTCATCACTCAAAATTGACTGGTCCCTATTAGAAGCATGTATATTCATGATCTTAGAAAAATGAACCTAAGCTTACTAAGTAAATGGTGGTGGAAACTTGAAAGTGGAGAAGGTTTGTGGTAAGAAATAGTGAGGAAAAAGTATGTAAAACAGCATTGTTTGACACAACTGAAAGCTAAACCATCCAACTCCCCAGTCTAGAATGACTTGCTCAAAGTGAGAGATCTCTATCTGAAAGGAAGGATGATGTTAGTAGGTAATGGAAAAGGTACTGATTTCTGGTGTGATGTTTGGTGTGGTTCCATCTCTCTAAAAGAAAATTTTCCTAACCTGTTTAACATCTGCAATGATCAGTCTTGCTCTGTGCAACATATGGCATATAGAAATTGGAGGCTATCATTTAGAAGATGGTTGAATGATGCTGATCAAAATCAGCTGAGGAGGCTTAGTGATATGGTTATTCATCTTGCCTTAGTGGATAGAAATGATACACCAAGGGCCACTTTGGAAGCTCAGGTTAATTAACCCTGGGAAGAATGATCCTACGGGGTATTTATTTTGGATTTTGAAATCCCCCTCCTCCAGTGGCAGTGCTGTCCCCTTCCTAGCAGTGCTGTTTGGAGAACCTGACGCATGGCAGTGCTGCCCCTTCCCTTTTCCACAGCACAGCGGGAGGGAATAATTTCatgaaaaaatacaaaatacaaacagtGCGTCATAGCTGTGTAGGACACTTGCATTGCGTGAaattgcatgcatgcaatggTCCCTGCGACAACATCATCAAGTGACAATCCTTTTTAGTTATTGGATTTAGCAGCAGTTGTACTGCTCGAGAGGAGCACACTGGCCAGAACCGCACAACAAAATAGCCAGAATGGAACCACCTGATGAGTGGAATAAGAGGGTGTGAGGTCTGGCCAAAGTGCCCTCGTGATTTCAGCAGGGCCTCTAATATACATCCATATATATTACATGCAAAGTTTAATTTAAATATCAAGTAGATCCAGCGAGTATTTGCTATATAAGAAATTCTAGCATCTCATCACCCCTTCCAATTGACGAAACCACCATTATCCACCATTATCCAAGAGATTAAGACAACAAAACCACCATCTTCCAGTCAACACTCACTGATTctaaaaaataaacaataaaatAATAATTAGGAAGCACCAGTCTGTATAAAGAACTAAGCATAAGCGGAGAATATTAACTAAGCCATGAAACATGCATATATGAAATTTGTTGATGAAAGACCAGATTAACTTATCAGACTCAAATAGCCTAATCCAACAAACACACCTGAGCAAAGGGAAAGGGAACGTACCTGagcaatctttttcttcaaccaaatCAGCCGGACATTTGGGTTTTTTGTGCCCActaatatttttctatttgtttcaCTTTGGAAAACTTCATTTGCATCAGCTTTTTGTTCATCCGATAGCCCTTCCATGGCATCCACAATATCAATACATTTCTCAATTGAGTAGTCTTCTTCACgtcttttcttctcttctaaCTTTTCTAGAGTTTTTCCAATTTGATCCTTTCTAAAGTCAATGTAATCCCCAAGTTTTGCAGCCATCTGACTTTGTTTGCATTTCTTTCCACCGGTAACATCTTGATCCTCTGAATTACGACTAGCTGGAGTAGATTGAACTTCTATGCTTTCTACACCACCAAGTCCAAAACTGAGTAGATTTCTATCAATAGATGCCATGCTATGATTGCTTTGCTCTGAGATACTTGTTTGGGGAGTGGGTTCAGTTGGCAGCTCACTGTTATAGGGAGTGGGTTCAGTTCTTTGTGGTGGTGGCTGAATTGATGTAAAATTTAAATCCCCTGTGGCCACACTTCCTATTAAACAAATAATCAAGGTAACAGTATCAACATCTTAGCATCTACAATAGCAAGAGTTCAACTAGGAACATAATCTACAATGAAGTGACTCTCTAAAGCACCATCCACACCACAACACTAAAACAAGAACAAAGGCAATGaacaacaagatgaaagcattaCCTTCATACAATAATTCCAAGTTGTTAAATAAAGGAAATGGCTTCTTACGGAACTTGGCAACTTTGTGGTTATCCTATTGAagtacaacaaaaaaaatatgattagATGGTTTGTATAAAGGTTAGCTGTTATATAAAGGGTTGTTATATAAAGTTGATTCTCTATTTAAGAGACCTAACCTTAATCAACTTTTCCCATCCTTTTGGTTCTGCAATGATCATACCCAAAGTGTCATTCCAGCCAACACCACTTTTCCTCGCTTCTTTTATTATCTTATAGTTTCCttttagctctttctccttttcttgcaCTTGTTGCTTCGTGAAATGTGTTGTTGGAAACATATCATTGAATTTGTTTGTGATATTCCTCCAACCTTCAGCAGTCCACCCATTTTGTCCCTTAAACATTGGGACGTTGGCAAGCTCTTTCAGAATATCCACAAGTCCCTTCTCATACGTGTAGCTCCACGTAGCTCTTTCCGTTGACATGGCTGCAAGATATAAACAAGATTAGATAAAGGTTGTCATAAAAATAATACAGAAATAAGCAATGAAGTAAAAACACAATACAAGCTGTCATGAAAACATTTATGCTTCACCTAATTATTACGGGCAGCCCACATCTGAAGAGCAATTTGGTCTCGTAGGGTGCTTCCTTCATTTGATTGCTGTTCATTTGGATAGTTGTTATCCCCCTCTGGCAACTCAACATAATCAGATGGGTTGATATTATTTGGTTGGTGATCTAGCCAGCCTTCATCCCCATTTAGCCCTCTAATGAGATTATGAAATACTGCAGCTGCCGCtggaattttaatttgattctcTATTGGATGAAATGTCCCAACTTTCAGGATTGGAAACCGCTTTTTTAGCACACCAAAGGCCCTTTCAATATGATTGCGTAGCTGTGCATGCCGATGGTTGAACAATTCTTTGTAATTTACATACTGATTTCCATGTCTCCTAAACTTACTCAGGTGATATCTAACTCCTCAGTATTTGCGTATCCACCATCTACAAGGTAGAACTTCCCCACAAGCACATGAAAACCCTTTGCACGTGCAGACCGTAAGACCCCTGCATCGGATGCAGATCCTTCCCAACCACATGAGATAAAAGtgaaatttaaatcaaagtcaCATACACACATGACGTTCTGTGACAAGGTTCCCTTCCTATTTCTGTAGGGAGCGGCTCTTTCTTGTGCAATGGTGATAGGAACATGAGTGCCATCAATGGCCCCAATGCAGTTCTAGAAGAAAGGCATAAAGCGAGAGTCTGATGCAATCTTCACATCTGTATGACTCACATTTGGGAGCTTCAAGAATCTATGAGTCAATGCTGGAATTATATCGAAGAACTCTGTTATTTTCCTATGAATTGTCTCACCACTATGTTGGAATTCTTTTTTTAGCCTATCGGTGCTTGCATTATGAGAGAGCATGAACATAAACATTCCTAGCTGCTCCTCAACTCTAACACCACGGGTGTCACGTAATAAGTTCTCCACTCTAAGATAATTTGCTATAACTCTAAATATCTCAGGTTCCATTCTGAACTCAACTTTGCACCAATTTTCGTGGCCTTCCAAGATTTGTATGACCTTTTTAGCACCAGGCATAGTTGAGGTATGCTCCAACCTTTTCTCCTCATATAAACACTGTTGAAGAGCGGGAACCATAACTAGGAATAGttcgtcatcctcttcttcctcctctagcatgaatctcctaacttcatcctcccaagattccattatctatatgtatgtatatggtaAGGCAAGTAAACTATGTTACTTAAATGCATATGGTCtagaaaaaaacagaaaaagctCACAGGTTCTTACATATTtagatggaaaaaaaagaaacaacatcATTTGGAGAAGTAGCAGTATAATTTGAAATATATATCATCAGTACTAACATTAAGAACTGCAATGCCATTCCCATATGTATGCCAACAACAGCAGAATATGTATGCCAACAATGAATGCTGAATACATGCATCAAGAACTGCAATGCCATTCCCATAtgcagaaagaagaagaaaaggactCTAGGACTTGGTACTGCATTGACCTGCTATCAGAGTAAGGAAAACCTGAGATACTGCCAACTTTGGATTTCTATTACTCTTCTAATATATACTGCCCTGCTTGGAGCAGGTTCTCACCTCTTCTTAATGATCTGTCAGTGCTCCTGCCTATGCCTTCCATGCAACACAtttcattttatttatttattttaggcACCAACTATAACCACTGATTATCCACAAGCTATCATGTGGACACACTTTCATTTTCATTTGTGGACACACTTCCATCCACTGATTATCCACACATTTCCAAGCAGACACACACTTTCATTTTCAATACTACTATACTACCGCTATCATGTGGACATTGGTCAATCAATGAAATTCCATGTAATATATCATTAGTGCCTTGctttccaaaagaaaaaatgttaaCAGTACCTTAGGCCAGAAACCATAAATTCTGATATATGGATAACACACTATTGTTAGAACTTTCAAGCCTGATTCACTACTTTCTGATGCTGATGCTGTAGTGCAGGGCAGATCTCTGACGTTTTGACTGGTGACATTCTAACAATCTGTACTTGGTGGCTGCACACTGCAGATACTGGGGTACGGCTGGGCTGGCATGCTGAGGAGGTACCTGGTCGACCCTGCCCAGATGTGGTGACCTTCTAATCTTGCCCAGGTCTCACTCTTCAGGTAACTAATCACTCTGCTTACTACTACCTCGAATCCTCGATTAGCAGTAGAACCATGCCACCAGGTAGAGCTAACCCTATGTAATGGTCTCTGCCTCACTGGGTAGATGATGCAGGGCGTTGCACGAAAAGATTGCTTGAAAGTTTGAAAAATAATGCAATTTGAAGTGGTAAACAAACTACCAAAAAATAGTAATACAATCGATCTGGTGCCGAGCTGGAACCCAGATCTTCAGTCCTACTTGTTCTTGCAATATGAAGTCAAAGCAATCTATGTACAGATCTTGGAATTAGAACAGGAAGACTCACCGGAGGATGAGGCAAGGTAGCACGAAGTAGTCACGGAGCCACGGAGCAGTCACAGAGCCACTAAGCAGTCACCGGAGGTGGGGGCAGTCACGGAGCAGATCTCCAGTGGAGATCGAGCTAGCGTAGGGATGGGGAGACGATGGGGAGGTGACGAGGAGCCACACGGGCGACGCCACGACGGGGAGGTGCAAGAACGGGGGAGCCGCACGAACGCCGCTCGCAGGTTGCCAGCGGCACGGGGGagcacggcggcagcggcgggcgagcACGAGCAGGGATGGGGATGCAGACACGGAGGGGGGGCACCTGGGTGACGATGCGCGACACGGAGGGGGTTGCGCCGCCAGGACCCTCTAGGTGAGGATGGCTCGTCCCAGGGAAAAGTCGCGGATGTGGTCTGGCCTCCCTGTCCGATGGGCTCCCAAATGAGAAGGCGATTCGGCCCGTGGTGAGTTTCCCGCGTGGGCTTCCGACGCAGGGAAAATAGCGGGATCCCCTCGGGGTTTTGAGTTCCCAAAGGAG encodes the following:
- the LOC117855710 gene encoding uncharacterized protein, giving the protein MSTERATWSYTYEKGLVDILKELANVPMFKGQNGWTAEGWRNITNKFNDMFPTTHFTKQQVQEKEKELKGNYKIIKEARKSGVGWNDTLGMIIAEPKGWEKLIKDNHKVAKFRKKPFPLFNNLELLYEGSVATGDLNFTSIQPPPQRTEPTPYNSELPTEPTPQTSISEQSNHSMASIDRNLLSFGLGGVESIEVQSTPASRNSEDQDVTGGKKCKQSQMAAKLGDYIDFRKDQIGKTLEKLEEKKRREEDYSIEKCIDIVDAMEGLSDEQKADANEVFQSETNRKILVGTKNPNVRLIWLKKKIAQVRSLSLCSGVFVGLGYLSLIS
- the LOC117855712 gene encoding uncharacterized protein, coding for MESWEDEVRRFMLEEEEEDDELFLVMVPALQQCLYEEKRLEHTSTMPGAKKVIQILEGHENWCKVEFRMEPEIFRVIANYLRVENLLRDTRGVRVEEQLGMFMFMLSHNASTDRLKKEFQHSGETIHRKITEFFDIIPALTHRFLKLPNVSHTDVKIASDSRFMPFF